TCTAATAAAACTTTAATTAAATCGTGATTACCATTGAACATTGTTTCAATAACTTTACCATTTTGATTGTTGTATACAACAGAATAGTAAGTTAAATCATAGAATATTGAAAATGCATTGTTATCATTTAAATATTTAATTTTTTTGCCTTTAAATGTTTCAACCTCATTAATGTGATTGTGTTCTTTAAAGTAAACAACTAAATGACTTTTTTGCATGCTTATTGAGTCAACCTGTTTTGGAATAATTACATTGTTTGTATTTTGAATAAATAAAAGTTTAATTTCATTTATATCGTTAACTTCAATGTTTTTTTCTAAAGCTATTTTAACAGCCCCTTTTATACCAAATGTGTTGACAATTTTTCCAATAGATAATAAGTTTTTATTTTCCATTTTACTTCCTTGCTAAAAATTTAAAGTGGTTTTAAAACAAATTCTTAATTCTGATTTGAATTATTTTTTATTAGCAAGTTTTGCTTCGTGTAATGCTTTCATTACACCTTGTTGTGATAATAATTCTCTAACAGTTTCAGTTGGTTGAGCTCCATTTTGTAATCATTTTAAAGCTAATTCATTGTTAATTTTAACTTCTGATTTTAATGGATCAAATGTTCCAATTAATTCTATGTATTGACCATTACGGTTAACTCTTGAATCAGCAGCAACGATTCTGTAGAAAGGTGCTTGTTTTTTACCAATTCTTTTTAATCTAATTTTTACCATGTTTCCTCCTATAATTTTTAAAACCTTATTTAATTTTACTAAAAATAAAAAGGGTGTCAAGTAAAACTACTTAACTTCCCTATTTTTTATTTATATCTATGGTTTATTGGTCTCATTCTTCATTCAACAATACTGAATATTGAGAAAGCAACTGTATATCTAAGTATATTTCATGCAAATATTGATAAAAGTATAATGAAGTTGATATCCGTAACATCTTCCAATTTACCATCTGAATGATGGTGTCCTTCATGAAACAACTGTATTGAGTGTTCATGAATGTG
This is a stretch of genomic DNA from Mesoplasma coleopterae. It encodes these proteins:
- a CDS encoding ribosome maturation factor RimM, with amino-acid sequence MENKNLLSIGKIVNTFGIKGAVKIALEKNIEVNDINEIKLLFIQNTNNVIIPKQVDSISMQKSHLVVYFKEHNHINEVETFKGKKIKYLNDNNAFSIFYDLTYYSVVYNNQNGKVIETMFNGNHDLIKVLLENEEKTFWVPLVDVYTENIDDESRIITLKNIEGLK
- the rpsP gene encoding 30S ribosomal protein S16 encodes the protein MVKIRLKRIGKKQAPFYRIVAADSRVNRNGQYIELIGTFDPLKSEVKINNELALKWLQNGAQPTETVRELLSQQGVMKALHEAKLANKK